One segment of Thermodesulfovibrio sp. 3907-1M DNA contains the following:
- a CDS encoding class I SAM-dependent methyltransferase, whose amino-acid sequence MNKKHKGYQDHIVSEHRVVESFLKSKIKFNRIQKFYHGIKVRIVNLKLIPNIKSAKKILDIGCGEAETLKFIREYMNSDAELYGVDLEKNKNLPSFVKFYEVDIEEQKLPFEDEYFDTVISTFVLEHLQNPQQFFLETNRVLKKEGYFYCVTENYTSVFLPGRFNFFSDPTHVRPWTKKSLKALAEISGFKVVKIGHFRPVEYFLLIPFAPILSLIFGSECFIVMYEVFFRKSIYCILKKP is encoded by the coding sequence ATGAATAAAAAGCACAAAGGGTATCAGGATCATATTGTAAGTGAACACAGAGTAGTTGAAAGCTTTCTTAAAAGCAAAATAAAATTCAACAGAATTCAAAAGTTTTATCATGGAATAAAAGTCAGAATCGTTAATCTGAAGCTAATTCCTAATATTAAATCTGCAAAGAAAATTTTAGATATTGGATGTGGTGAGGCAGAAACCTTAAAATTTATAAGAGAATATATGAACTCTGATGCTGAGCTTTACGGAGTGGATTTAGAAAAAAACAAGAATCTGCCTTCTTTTGTTAAATTTTATGAAGTTGATATAGAAGAGCAAAAACTTCCCTTTGAAGATGAATATTTTGATACAGTTATTTCTACATTTGTATTAGAGCATTTACAAAATCCTCAGCAATTTTTCCTTGAAACTAATAGAGTTTTAAAAAAGGAAGGGTATTTCTACTGTGTTACTGAAAATTACACTTCAGTTTTTTTACCAGGTAGATTCAATTTTTTCTCTGATCCAACCCATGTAAGACCCTGGACAAAGAAAAGTTTAAAAGCTCTTGCTGAGATATCAGGGTTTAAAGTAGTAAAAATTGGTCACTTTAGACCAGTGGAGTATTTTCTTCTTATTCCATTTGCGCCTATTTTAAGCCTGATTTTTGGTTCAGAATGCTTCATAGTAATGTATGAAGTATTTTTTAGAAAAAGTATTTATTGTATTCTGAAGAAACCTTGA
- the rpoZ gene encoding DNA-directed RNA polymerase subunit omega, which translates to MERKEQTLDIISLPIEIDRTKIDSRYRLVLIAAQRAAELSLGATSKLEKKAKKVTTTAILEVLSNKIDYITGEEALKAKEKIDQVDVKKLLEDKRRAIPDLSELEKDLKVYLHGKESAEKLLEELFSEQPEQHSDEQE; encoded by the coding sequence ATGGAAAGAAAAGAACAAACCCTTGATATTATCTCTCTACCAATAGAAATTGACAGAACTAAAATTGATTCAAGATATCGTCTTGTGCTTATAGCAGCTCAAAGAGCTGCTGAACTTTCTCTCGGTGCCACATCAAAATTAGAAAAAAAGGCAAAAAAAGTTACGACCACAGCAATTCTTGAGGTTTTATCAAACAAAATAGATTATATTACAGGTGAAGAAGCGCTGAAAGCAAAAGAAAAGATTGACCAGGTTGATGTTAAAAAACTTCTTGAAGATAAAAGAAGAGCAATTCCTGACCTCAGCGAACTTGAAAAAGATCTTAAAGTTTACTTACACGGTAAGGAATCTGCTGAAAAATTGCTTGAAGAATTGTTTTCAGAACAACCAGAACAGCATTCTGATGAACAAGAATAA
- the mdh gene encoding malate dehydrogenase yields the protein MRKKLGVVGAGNVGATVALFAVNSGLCDVVLYDIVEGMPQGKALDILQNTAVLGIKASITGTNNLNELADSDIVVITAGLARKPGMRRKDLLMANAEIVGGIVNKLAPICPQAIYIVVTNPMDVMAYVTLAISGVQRQRVIGMGGILDSSRFKTFISMELGVSPQDIETLVLGGHGLYMVPLVRFTTVKGIPLSKWLSQDRIEALVHRTREGGAEIVSLLKTGSAYYAPAQSTFEMVKAIILDEKRVLPCSVYLDGEYGAKDVFNGVPVVLGKQGLEKIVELELTEEERTAFANSTEEVRSMIRILKEEGKI from the coding sequence ATGAGAAAAAAACTCGGAGTTGTTGGAGCAGGAAATGTAGGTGCAACTGTTGCTTTATTTGCTGTAAACAGTGGATTATGCGATGTGGTGCTCTATGACATCGTTGAAGGAATGCCTCAGGGCAAAGCTCTTGATATTCTCCAGAATACTGCTGTATTGGGTATAAAGGCATCTATTACAGGAACAAACAATCTTAATGAACTTGCAGACTCTGATATAGTTGTAATAACAGCAGGACTGGCAAGAAAACCCGGGATGAGAAGAAAAGACCTTCTCATGGCAAACGCTGAAATTGTTGGAGGAATTGTAAATAAACTTGCACCAATCTGTCCTCAGGCAATATACATAGTGGTTACAAATCCAATGGATGTAATGGCTTATGTAACCCTTGCAATTTCAGGTGTGCAAAGACAGAGGGTTATTGGCATGGGAGGAATTCTTGACTCCTCAAGGTTTAAAACATTCATCTCAATGGAACTCGGAGTCTCTCCACAAGATATAGAAACCCTTGTTCTTGGTGGACACGGTCTTTACATGGTTCCGCTTGTAAGATTTACAACTGTAAAGGGTATTCCTCTTTCAAAATGGCTTTCACAGGACAGAATTGAAGCCCTTGTGCATAGAACCCGTGAAGGTGGAGCTGAGATTGTATCTCTTCTTAAAACAGGCTCTGCCTACTATGCTCCAGCTCAATCAACCTTTGAGATGGTAAAGGCGATAATTCTTGATGAAAAAAGAGTTTTGCCATGCTCAGTTTATCTTGATGGTGAATATGGTGCAAAGGATGTATTTAATGGAGTTCCTGTTGTGCTTGGTAAACAGGGATTGGAAAAAATAGTTGAGCTTGAACTTACAGAGGAAGAAAGAACAGCTTTTGCAAACTCCACAGAGGAAGTAAGAAGCATGATAAGAATTCTCAAAGAGGAGGGAAAGATATAA
- the coaBC gene encoding bifunctional phosphopantothenoylcysteine decarboxylase/phosphopantothenate--cysteine ligase CoaBC: MKDFLKNRKILIGITGSIAAYKVLEIIKLLKESGAEIFPVMTEKATYFVTPLSIEISCGNKVLIDMFQEPLSHIELAKKCDLFLIVPATANLINKYACGIADDLLTTTLLAFRGPVIIAPAMNWRMYKASQVQKSIDYLKNIGVEFVGPEEGCLACGEEGIGRLVGAEKIFEAVVSALTEKDLKGQHVLVTAGPTRGYIDAIRFITNRSSGKMGYALAKIAKRRGAKVTLISGPSNIEPPEVDKFFRVETTEEMLEKVMESIDSATILLMAAAPIDFEPEKFYNTKIDKNSINSISLKLCPDILKEVSKLKKKPFTVGFSAEAGLNTERAKRKLREKSLDMIVLNDIIQKNTGMQSDTNQIIMLYKKGNKFFEEKTELLPKEEIASLILSKIKELKVGK, encoded by the coding sequence GTGAAGGATTTTTTAAAAAATAGAAAAATTCTGATAGGCATAACAGGAAGCATTGCAGCTTATAAAGTATTAGAGATAATCAAACTTTTAAAAGAATCTGGTGCTGAGATCTTTCCTGTTATGACTGAAAAAGCAACTTATTTTGTTACACCTCTAAGTATTGAAATATCCTGTGGCAACAAGGTTTTGATTGATATGTTTCAGGAACCTCTCTCTCATATTGAGCTTGCAAAAAAATGCGATCTCTTTTTAATCGTGCCAGCCACTGCAAATTTAATCAATAAATATGCCTGTGGAATTGCTGATGATCTTCTTACAACAACTCTTCTTGCCTTTCGTGGTCCGGTAATCATAGCTCCTGCCATGAACTGGAGAATGTATAAGGCTTCACAGGTTCAAAAAAGCATAGATTACTTAAAAAACATAGGAGTTGAATTTGTAGGACCTGAAGAAGGTTGTCTTGCCTGTGGTGAAGAAGGGATAGGAAGGCTTGTAGGTGCTGAAAAGATTTTTGAAGCAGTAGTTTCAGCTTTAACTGAAAAGGATTTAAAAGGACAGCATGTTCTTGTAACAGCAGGACCTACACGGGGATACATTGATGCCATAAGATTTATAACGAACAGATCATCAGGTAAGATGGGTTATGCCCTGGCAAAAATTGCAAAAAGAAGAGGTGCAAAAGTAACCCTTATAAGTGGTCCTTCAAATATTGAACCTCCAGAGGTGGATAAATTTTTCAGGGTTGAAACAACTGAGGAAATGCTTGAAAAAGTCATGGAAAGTATAGATTCTGCCACAATTCTTTTAATGGCAGCAGCACCAATTGACTTTGAGCCTGAGAAATTCTACAATACAAAAATTGATAAAAACTCAATAAATTCCATATCCCTCAAGCTATGTCCTGATATCCTTAAAGAAGTTTCAAAGCTCAAGAAAAAGCCCTTTACTGTAGGCTTTTCTGCTGAAGCAGGACTCAATACAGAAAGAGCAAAGAGGAAGCTCAGGGAAAAATCTCTTGATATGATTGTTCTGAATGACATTATACAAAAAAATACAGGAATGCAGTCCGATACTAACCAGATAATAATGCTATACAAAAAGGGAAATAAATTTTTTGAAGAAAAAACTGAATTACTACCAAAAGAAGAAATAGCCAGCCTGATTCTTTCTAAAATCAAGGAGTTAAAAGTTGGCAAATAA
- the gmk gene encoding guanylate kinase, with protein sequence MMELYKRGNIFVISAPSGTGKTTLCDRLLKALTDLKMSISHTTRKPRPGETDGVDYFFVDKETFEKMISNEEFIEWAEVYGNFYGTSKNVISQLMKQGYDILLDIDAQGAKSIKKLYPESILIFILPPSMEELERRLLQRNEDKDTIKKRLSKAEEEISQYKFYDYIVINDNIEEALNDLLCIVCAERLKTKRIKHDEIEKIFKK encoded by the coding sequence ATGATGGAACTTTATAAAAGAGGAAATATTTTTGTTATTTCTGCTCCTTCAGGCACTGGTAAAACAACATTGTGCGATAGACTGCTCAAAGCACTGACTGATTTAAAAATGAGCATTTCTCATACAACAAGAAAGCCAAGACCTGGAGAGACAGACGGAGTTGATTATTTTTTTGTGGATAAAGAAACCTTTGAAAAAATGATATCCAATGAAGAGTTTATTGAATGGGCAGAGGTTTATGGAAATTTTTATGGAACATCAAAAAATGTTATATCTCAACTAATGAAACAGGGATACGACATACTGCTTGATATTGACGCGCAGGGAGCAAAAAGCATAAAAAAACTTTATCCTGAGAGTATTTTGATTTTTATTCTTCCACCTTCTATGGAAGAACTTGAGAGAAGACTTTTACAGAGAAATGAAGATAAGGATACAATAAAAAAGAGATTGAGCAAAGCAGAAGAGGAAATCTCACAGTATAAATTTTATGACTACATTGTAATAAATGATAATATTGAAGAAGCATTAAATGACCTGCTTTGCATAGTCTGTGCTGAAAGACTTAAAACAAAAAGAATAAAACATGATGAAATAGAAAAAATCTTCAAAAAATAA
- a CDS encoding phosphatase PAP2 family protein codes for MIKRLFRLQPAFQLNIVFFTLLCLILLIFLDRLPSLNFFILYASIVVFQIFLCKVPENVFISFIKNIGLPVFSVLIAFDTIGELIAYINPKDIDIALLKLDYSILGFYPYLYFDRIANPVLTELMQLSYCFYYIMPFMIGIYLIKNGNKQEFYRTLFLVLLCYYLSYIGYMLFPAVGPRYSIPYMFQNELNGLFLAHKIKDFLNYLEGIKRDAFPSGHVAVSLVVLFLMLKYSKKLFLLSFIPVMFLILSTIYCRYHYFTDVLGGVFLTVVTLLAGNLYYNFWLSKNGNTVIKR; via the coding sequence ATGATAAAGAGATTGTTCAGGCTCCAGCCGGCATTTCAACTAAACATTGTTTTTTTTACACTTCTTTGCCTGATCTTACTCATTTTTTTAGACAGACTGCCTTCTTTAAATTTTTTTATACTTTATGCCTCCATAGTTGTATTCCAGATTTTTCTTTGTAAAGTTCCAGAAAATGTCTTTATCTCTTTTATAAAAAATATTGGATTGCCCGTTTTTTCTGTTTTAATAGCCTTTGATACAATTGGCGAGCTTATTGCTTACATAAATCCAAAAGACATTGATATAGCATTGCTCAAACTTGATTATTCAATCTTAGGATTCTATCCCTATCTGTATTTTGATAGAATAGCAAATCCTGTATTAACCGAATTAATGCAGCTTTCCTACTGTTTTTATTATATTATGCCTTTTATGATTGGTATTTATCTCATTAAGAATGGAAATAAACAGGAATTTTATAGAACCCTCTTTCTTGTGCTTTTATGTTATTATCTTTCCTACATTGGATATATGCTATTTCCAGCAGTTGGTCCAAGATATAGCATTCCTTATATGTTTCAAAATGAATTAAATGGATTATTTCTGGCTCATAAAATTAAAGATTTTCTGAACTACCTTGAAGGAATAAAAAGAGATGCCTTTCCAAGCGGACATGTGGCTGTGTCACTGGTTGTATTATTTTTAATGTTAAAATATTCAAAAAAGCTATTTCTGCTGAGTTTTATTCCTGTGATGTTTTTGATACTCTCCACAATCTACTGCAGATATCACTACTTTACAGATGTTTTAGGAGGAGTTTTCCTCACAGTTGTAACTTTGCTTGCAGGTAATTTATACTATAATTTTTGGTTATCAAAAAATGGAAATACCGTTATCAAAAGGTAA
- a CDS encoding oligosaccharide flippase family protein has product MFKDISSVTLAFVYVNILGYVFHSAVSQSLGPAVYGEFMVLYSFMLTVGNITVLLGTVSIKTIIENYQSRFNFLSSLRLTGLMIGAVFALTVCALSSYLREFLHVTEYYYFFIVALAWLGMSLVAVERSFLQATGKFPLFAFSTAIELTVRLIAALVAIYAGLKVGGVLFSTAIGAFAVLIILLIINGNFKAKRAQLNIKKMLTVALYASPIGFFVYADNIFIKRILDEHAAGIYSAVSIVGKVLVWFILTILSVYFPKFVEAKDSASFRKLVFHLLAIVVLSEVMAQIACLLIGKPLFLLLFGAKFESALKFLPLYLLALLPLLFNIVFISMAVALERYFCMIYAHLFLFYAGFLIFPLRSISDYLAYIFCINAFFVLLYFLSFKKELKCISL; this is encoded by the coding sequence ATGTTTAAAGACATATCTTCTGTCACGCTTGCCTTTGTTTATGTGAATATTCTTGGATATGTTTTTCATTCTGCTGTAAGCCAAAGTCTTGGTCCCGCTGTTTACGGAGAGTTTATGGTTTTGTATTCTTTTATGTTAACAGTGGGAAATATTACAGTGCTTCTTGGAACTGTAAGCATTAAAACTATAATTGAAAACTATCAAAGTAGATTTAATTTTTTAAGCTCCTTAAGATTAACGGGACTCATGATTGGGGCAGTATTTGCTCTTACAGTCTGTGCTTTATCATCTTATCTTAGAGAATTTTTACATGTAACTGAATACTACTACTTCTTTATAGTTGCACTGGCATGGCTTGGAATGTCTTTGGTCGCTGTGGAAAGAAGCTTTCTTCAGGCAACTGGTAAATTCCCTCTCTTTGCCTTTTCTACAGCAATAGAGCTAACAGTTAGATTGATTGCAGCATTAGTAGCAATTTATGCAGGATTAAAAGTGGGTGGAGTCCTTTTTTCTACAGCTATTGGAGCATTTGCTGTATTAATAATTCTTCTTATAATCAATGGAAATTTTAAAGCCAAAAGAGCACAACTAAATATAAAGAAAATGTTAACTGTAGCTCTTTATGCTTCTCCTATTGGTTTTTTTGTTTATGCAGATAACATATTTATAAAAAGAATACTTGATGAGCATGCTGCAGGAATTTACTCGGCAGTATCAATTGTTGGAAAAGTGCTTGTATGGTTTATTTTAACAATCCTTAGTGTTTATTTCCCGAAATTTGTAGAGGCAAAAGATTCAGCATCTTTTAGAAAACTGGTATTTCATCTGTTAGCAATAGTAGTTCTATCTGAAGTAATGGCTCAAATAGCCTGTCTTTTAATTGGCAAACCCTTATTTTTACTGCTTTTTGGAGCGAAGTTTGAATCAGCTTTAAAATTTCTCCCCCTTTACCTTCTTGCTTTACTGCCTCTTCTTTTTAACATAGTTTTTATCAGTATGGCAGTAGCCTTAGAGCGATATTTTTGCATGATTTATGCGCATCTTTTTCTATTTTACGCAGGATTTCTTATTTTTCCCTTGAGAAGCATTTCTGATTATTTAGCCTACATTTTTTGCATAAATGCCTTTTTTGTTTTATTATATTTTTTGAGTTTTAAAAAGGAGTTAAAATGCATATCCTTGTAA
- a CDS encoding NUDIX domain-containing protein: protein MIKIGVMEELLEIVDKDGRIISIAPRSLIHGNPSMLHKVVHVLVFNSKGELLLQKRASHKDVAPGKWDTSVGGHIKPGEDILTAAKREMLEELGVVPENLRFLYTYIHSNEYESELVYTYWTVHEGPFDFNKNEVEEVAFWSIENIQKSLFFDFFSDNFKQEFLRYLSIYAFIPFSFAYSLHELNGSPYLSGDPNFLKNFYR, encoded by the coding sequence ATGATAAAAATAGGCGTAATGGAAGAGCTTCTTGAAATCGTTGATAAGGATGGTAGGATTATATCAATAGCTCCAAGAAGTCTTATTCACGGTAATCCATCCATGCTTCATAAAGTTGTTCATGTTCTGGTTTTTAATTCAAAGGGTGAGTTACTTCTTCAAAAAAGAGCATCTCATAAAGATGTTGCACCGGGTAAGTGGGATACTTCTGTTGGTGGCCACATAAAGCCTGGAGAAGATATTTTAACTGCAGCAAAAAGAGAAATGCTTGAAGAGCTTGGAGTTGTTCCTGAAAATCTTAGGTTTCTTTACACATATATTCATTCAAACGAATATGAGAGTGAGCTTGTTTATACTTACTGGACAGTTCATGAAGGACCTTTTGATTTCAATAAAAATGAAGTTGAAGAGGTTGCCTTCTGGAGTATAGAAAACATACAGAAATCCTTATTTTTTGATTTTTTCAGTGATAATTTCAAACAAGAGTTTTTAAGATATCTTTCAATTTATGCGTTTATACCTTTCAGTTTTGCTTACTCTCTGCATGAATTAAATGGGTCTCCATATTTATCAGGAGACCCGAATTTCTTAAAGAATTTCTATCGCTGA
- a CDS encoding DUF167 domain-containing protein, giving the protein MEIPLSKGKDGYTLKVIVKTGARTAGIEGIEGDVLKLKLKSQPHDGLANKELVEILSEILNVPKSKVEIIKGKTSRHKVIKIKEN; this is encoded by the coding sequence ATGGAAATACCGTTATCAAAAGGTAAAGATGGTTATACATTAAAAGTAATAGTGAAAACAGGAGCCAGAACTGCTGGTATAGAAGGAATTGAAGGAGATGTATTAAAACTTAAACTTAAATCTCAACCCCACGATGGATTGGCAAATAAAGAGCTTGTTGAAATACTTTCTGAGATATTGAATGTTCCAAAATCAAAGGTTGAAATAATAAAGGGTAAAACTTCAAGACATAAAGTTATTAAAATAAAGGAGAATTAG
- a CDS encoding NYN domain-containing protein yields MSKLLIDGYNLIGIFHKDLKKARQELIEKLIKYRNKKGHDITVVFDGYKEGPGKETVQYRGGLRIIYSGANEKADDIIKRILSTEKFFWIVITSDKEIERTAWKENCVAVDSSVFFDILNGEEFYFEQKKGMSLSKKQKAILRAISKL; encoded by the coding sequence ATGAGTAAACTTTTAATTGACGGATATAATCTTATCGGAATTTTTCATAAAGATTTAAAAAAAGCAAGGCAGGAACTAATAGAAAAGCTTATCAAATATCGTAACAAAAAAGGACATGACATTACTGTTGTCTTTGACGGATACAAAGAAGGACCTGGAAAAGAAACTGTGCAGTATCGTGGAGGACTGAGAATAATTTACTCTGGAGCTAATGAAAAGGCTGATGATATAATAAAAAGAATACTTAGCACTGAAAAGTTTTTCTGGATTGTGATAACCTCTGATAAAGAAATAGAAAGGACAGCATGGAAGGAAAACTGCGTTGCCGTTGATTCTTCAGTTTTTTTTGATATTCTTAATGGTGAAGAGTTTTATTTTGAGCAGAAAAAAGGTATGAGTTTATCAAAAAAGCAAAAGGCAATACTAAGGGCAATATCAAAACTCTAA
- a CDS encoding YicC/YloC family endoribonuclease, translated as MIESLTGYGFSEKGTFRVEAKSLNHRFLEINLKLPAILSKHEIEIRNLIRKNFQRGKIDLTVTINQKEKTGRVYLNKNLAKQLYEAFIDLKKELSILGSIDISMFSNFRELFIYEEEQPDVNTLMLAVSEALELLHEMRKKEGQIIQQTLTEITDNLEKDIATLESFVDLSYNNYINSLKNRVKQLITENNLDEKRILEQIILYAQKTDIKEEVDRLKSHIIQFKENIMKGGSVGKKLDFLLQEMNREINTVLAKTEDFQIKTLAIEIKTKIERLKEQIQNIQ; from the coding sequence TTGATAGAAAGCCTTACAGGTTATGGATTTTCTGAAAAAGGAACATTCAGAGTTGAGGCAAAATCTCTAAATCACAGATTTCTTGAGATAAATTTAAAACTGCCTGCAATACTCTCAAAACATGAGATTGAAATCAGAAATCTTATAAGAAAAAATTTTCAAAGAGGCAAAATAGATCTTACTGTAACGATAAATCAGAAAGAAAAAACAGGCAGGGTTTATCTCAATAAAAATCTTGCAAAGCAGCTTTATGAAGCATTTATTGATTTAAAAAAAGAGTTAAGTATTCTCGGCTCCATTGATATTTCAATGTTTTCAAACTTCAGAGAACTCTTCATATATGAGGAAGAACAGCCTGATGTAAATACTCTTATGCTTGCCGTATCAGAGGCTCTTGAATTACTTCATGAGATGAGAAAAAAAGAAGGACAGATAATTCAGCAAACTTTAACAGAAATTACTGATAATCTTGAAAAAGACATAGCAACTTTAGAGAGTTTTGTTGATTTAAGTTATAATAACTATATTAACTCTTTAAAAAATAGAGTAAAACAGTTGATAACTGAAAACAACCTTGATGAAAAAAGGATCTTAGAGCAGATTATTTTATATGCTCAGAAGACAGACATTAAGGAGGAAGTTGATAGACTTAAGAGTCATATTATTCAGTTTAAGGAAAACATCATGAAAGGTGGCAGTGTGGGGAAAAAACTTGATTTTTTACTTCAGGAAATGAACAGAGAAATAAATACAGTGCTGGCGAAAACAGAGGATTTTCAGATCAAAACCCTTGCGATTGAGATAAAAACAAAGATTGAAAGACTTAAAGAACAGATTCAGAATATCCAATGA
- a CDS encoding DUF370 domain-containing protein — MSFINIGFGNIVSLSRIVAVVNPGSSPMKRMKEEAKKRGKLIDVTEGRKTRSIIITDSDHIILSALQVETILQRINEANMVNDGTL, encoded by the coding sequence ATGAGTTTCATAAACATCGGTTTTGGCAATATAGTGTCTCTATCAAGGATTGTTGCTGTAGTGAATCCTGGCTCTTCGCCCATGAAAAGAATGAAAGAGGAAGCAAAAAAAAGAGGAAAACTTATTGATGTAACTGAAGGAAGAAAAACCCGTTCAATTATAATTACGGATAGTGACCATATAATACTTAGTGCTTTACAGGTTGAAACAATCTTACAAAGGATTAATGAAGCAAACATGGTGAATGATGGAACTTTATAA
- a CDS encoding polyprenol monophosphomannose synthase — MHILVILPTYNEAENVEKIIPRLLEHEVDLLFIDDASNDNTAEKIKKWMKESKRVNLIQRPTKLGLGTAYVTGFKWALNRHYDCIFEMDADLSHDPNDIPKFIEKCNEGYDLVIGSRYTRGTISVVGWDFRRLLLSKFANKYATTILGLRFLTDVTSGYRCYQRRVLEAINLDSIKSNGYAFQIEMVYRAYKLGFKIAEIPIIFYERNSGSSKMSKKIVREAAIMVWRLRFGK, encoded by the coding sequence ATGCATATCCTTGTAATTCTGCCAACGTACAATGAAGCGGAAAATGTAGAAAAAATAATTCCAAGACTGCTTGAGCATGAAGTGGACCTTCTTTTTATTGACGATGCATCTAATGATAATACAGCGGAAAAAATAAAAAAGTGGATGAAGGAGTCTAAAAGAGTGAACTTAATACAGAGACCTACAAAACTCGGGCTTGGAACAGCCTATGTAACAGGCTTTAAGTGGGCTTTAAACAGGCATTATGACTGTATATTTGAAATGGATGCAGACCTATCTCATGACCCTAATGATATTCCAAAATTCATAGAAAAATGCAATGAAGGATATGACCTTGTAATTGGCTCAAGATACACTCGTGGCACAATAAGTGTTGTTGGATGGGATTTTCGGAGGTTGCTACTTTCAAAATTTGCCAATAAGTATGCTACAACAATACTGGGACTCAGATTTCTCACCGATGTAACAAGCGGATATCGCTGTTACCAGAGGAGAGTGCTTGAAGCTATAAACCTTGACAGTATAAAATCAAATGGCTATGCCTTTCAGATAGAGATGGTTTATAGAGCCTATAAACTGGGATTTAAAATTGCCGAAATCCCCATAATTTTTTATGAGAGAAACAGTGGTTCCTCAAAGATGAGTAAAAAGATTGTCAGAGAAGCAGCAATCATGGTGTGGAGATTGAGATTTGGTAAATAA
- the ndk gene encoding nucleoside-diphosphate kinase gives MEKTLVIIKPDAVKKNLIGEIISRFEKQGLRVAALKKIKMTKDEAKGFYIVHKDRPFYDSLTDFMSEGPIVVMVLEGEDAIARARKIMGATNPAQAEEGTIRRDFAENIERNAVHGSDSPQSAAYEIPYFFSAIEIL, from the coding sequence ATGGAAAAAACTCTTGTCATAATTAAGCCAGATGCTGTTAAGAAAAATCTCATTGGAGAGATAATTTCAAGATTTGAAAAGCAGGGGCTGAGGGTTGCTGCCCTGAAAAAAATCAAGATGACAAAGGATGAGGCAAAGGGCTTTTATATTGTTCACAAGGACAGGCCATTTTATGATTCCCTTACTGACTTCATGTCTGAAGGTCCCATTGTTGTAATGGTGTTAGAGGGTGAGGATGCAATAGCAAGGGCAAGAAAAATTATGGGAGCAACAAATCCGGCTCAGGCAGAGGAAGGCACAATAAGAAGAGATTTTGCTGAAAACATTGAAAGAAATGCTGTGCATGGTTCTGATTCACCTCAGTCTGCAGCCTATGAAATTCCGTATTTTTTCTCAGCGATAGAAATTCTTTAA